Proteins from a single region of Drosophila suzukii unplaced genomic scaffold, CBGP_Dsuzu_IsoJpt1.0 scf_19, whole genome shotgun sequence:
- the LOC139354741 gene encoding large ribosomal subunit protein uL22-like, translating to MGRYSRESDNVAKSCKARGPNLRVHFKNTHETAQAIKRMPLRRAQRYLKAVIDQKECVPFRRFNGGVGRCAQAKQWKTTQVRWPKKSAEFLLQLLRNAEANADCKGLDADRLVVHHIQVNRAQCLRRRTYRAHGRINPYMSSPCHVEVILTEKEEVVSKATDDEPTKKKLSKKKLQRQKEKMLRSE from the coding sequence ATGGGCCGTTACTCACGCGAGTCAGACAACGTGGCCAAGTCGTGCAAGGCGCGCGGGCCCAATCTACGTGTGCACTTCAAGAACACACATGAGACCGCCCAGGCCATCAAGCGCATGCCCCTGCGCCGTGCCCAGCGCTACCTGAAGGCCGTCATCGACCAGAAGGAGTGCGTGCCCTTCCGTCGCTTCAACGGCGGAGTCGGTCGTTGTGCCCAGGCCAAGCAGTGGAAGACCACGCAGGTTCGCTGGCCCAAGAAGTCCGCCGAGTTCCTGCTGCAGCTCCTCCGCAACGCCGAGGCCAACGCTGACTGCAAGGGTCTGGATGCCGACCGCCTGGTCGTCCACCACATCCAGGTGAACCGCGCCCAGTGCCTGCGTCGCCGCACGTACCGTGCCCATGGTCGCATCAACCCCTACATGTCGTCGCCGTGCCACGTCGAGGTCATCCTCACCGAGAAGGAGGAGGTCGTCTCCAAGGCCACCGACGACGAGCCCACCAAGAAGAAGCTCTCCAAGAAGAAGCTGCAGCGCCAGAAGGAGAAGATGTTGCGTTCTGAATAA